One genomic segment of Vulgatibacter sp. includes these proteins:
- the larE gene encoding ATP-dependent sacrificial sulfur transferase LarE has protein sequence MQRTDLESLAEASRPKLERMRALVREQGSALVAFSGGVDSTFVLKIALEQLGAKAVALTAISPSVAPREREAAEAIARQLGAEHVLVDSSELDDPSYAANPTNRCYFCKSELYDLCREVADQRGIHTVLDGFNADDAGDHRPGRQAGQERRVLSPLLEAGLNKAEIRALSHALGLPTWDKPQLACLASRIPYGTAVTAERLGKVALAEEAMQDLGLKIFRVRYHDDVARLEIGEEELPLVLADTALRATLVQRIKAAGFRFVALDLEPFRSGRMNDGIVRRAGALPVIG, from the coding sequence ATGCAGCGCACCGACCTCGAATCCCTCGCCGAAGCCAGCCGCCCCAAGCTCGAGCGCATGCGCGCCCTCGTGCGGGAGCAGGGCAGCGCGCTGGTCGCCTTCTCCGGCGGCGTCGACTCGACCTTCGTCCTGAAAATCGCCCTCGAGCAGCTCGGCGCGAAGGCCGTGGCCCTCACCGCGATCTCGCCCTCGGTGGCGCCGCGGGAGCGCGAAGCGGCGGAGGCCATCGCCCGCCAGCTCGGCGCCGAGCACGTCCTCGTCGACTCCTCCGAGCTCGACGACCCCTCCTACGCAGCCAACCCGACCAACCGCTGCTATTTCTGCAAGAGCGAGCTCTACGACCTCTGCCGCGAAGTGGCGGATCAGCGCGGGATCCACACCGTCCTCGACGGCTTCAACGCCGACGACGCCGGCGATCACCGCCCCGGCCGCCAGGCAGGCCAGGAGCGCCGCGTCCTCTCGCCGCTCCTCGAGGCCGGCCTGAACAAGGCCGAGATCCGCGCCCTCTCCCACGCCCTGGGCCTGCCCACCTGGGACAAGCCGCAGCTCGCCTGCCTCGCCTCCCGGATCCCCTACGGCACCGCCGTCACCGCCGAGCGCCTCGGCAAGGTGGCCCTCGCCGAGGAGGCGATGCAGGACCTCGGCCTGAAGATCTTTCGGGTCCGCTACCACGACGACGTGGCCCGCCTCGAGATCGGCGAGGAGGAGCTGCCGCTGGTCCTCGCCGACACGGCGCTGCGCGCGACGCTGGTGCAGCGGATCAAGGCGGCGGGCTTCCGCTTCGTCGCCCTCGACCTCGAGCCCTTCCGCTCCGGCCGCATGAACGACGGCATCGTCCGCAGGGCAGGGGCGCTGCCGGTGATCGGCTGA
- a CDS encoding ribbon-helix-helix domain-containing protein — protein sequence MSLDTSDSQRLTSMLIRLPPPLADALRDLSRQTRVRQSEYLREAVRDLLAKYGQEDGEQLQRRAS from the coding sequence ATGTCGCTCGACACGTCCGATTCGCAGCGCCTCACCTCGATGCTCATCCGCCTGCCGCCGCCGCTGGCCGACGCGCTCCGCGACCTCTCCCGGCAGACGCGGGTGCGGCAGAGCGAGTACCTGCGCGAGGCCGTGCGCGATCTGCTGGCGAAATATGGCCAGGAGGACGGCGAGCAGCTCCAGCGCCGCGCCAGCTAA
- a CDS encoding tRNA pseudouridine synthase A: MTHKHCYALLVSYDGAAFAGFQKQAPLQTVQESVETALAAIGLPVGIEGGGRTDAGVHARGQVITFRTREIVDAAALPALLARHLPRGLAIRQALEAPWSFHARFSAQAKVYRYRVTTGPSPTAWEQRFTWTLPDLRGFPDVESVERLDEAPMRAVLAALEGWHDFKLLAHPRTSGKTRRLLLRATLETTERAAGGARYEFVFRSPGFLRHQVRNMVGLTLTAGLGKLEEGVLEPLLAAKGDRWRGPRSPGRGLMLEEILYAPKDDPFRPAA, encoded by the coding sequence GTGACGCACAAGCACTGCTACGCGCTCCTCGTCTCGTACGACGGCGCCGCTTTCGCCGGCTTCCAGAAGCAGGCGCCCCTGCAGACCGTGCAGGAATCGGTGGAGACCGCGCTCGCGGCGATCGGCCTGCCGGTGGGCATCGAGGGTGGCGGCCGCACCGACGCGGGGGTCCACGCCAGGGGCCAGGTGATCACCTTCCGGACCCGCGAGATCGTCGACGCTGCGGCGCTGCCGGCGCTGCTCGCCCGCCACCTGCCGCGGGGGCTGGCAATCCGACAGGCCCTGGAGGCGCCGTGGTCCTTCCACGCCCGCTTCTCCGCACAGGCCAAGGTCTATCGCTACCGGGTGACGACGGGGCCCTCGCCCACCGCCTGGGAGCAGCGTTTCACCTGGACGCTGCCGGATCTGCGGGGCTTTCCCGACGTGGAGTCGGTGGAGCGGCTCGACGAGGCGCCGATGCGCGCGGTGCTCGCTGCGCTCGAGGGCTGGCACGATTTCAAGCTGCTCGCCCACCCGCGCACGTCGGGGAAGACGCGGCGGCTGCTGCTGCGGGCGACGCTGGAGACCACCGAGCGCGCAGCAGGCGGGGCCCGCTACGAATTCGTCTTCCGCTCGCCGGGGTTCCTGCGCCACCAGGTCCGCAACATGGTCGGCCTCACGCTCACCGCCGGACTCGGGAAGCTCGAGGAGGGCGTCCTCGAGCCGCTCCTCGCGGCGAAGGGTGACAGGTGGCGCGGGCCGCGGTCGCCGGGGCGGGGGCTGATGCTCGAGGAGATCCTCTACGCCCCGAAGGACGACCCCTTCCGCCCTGCCGCTTAG
- a CDS encoding AgmX/PglI C-terminal domain-containing protein, producing the protein MTHPNAAAPAGDWLFQHDGMLYGPVPGQLLFDKIESGTIGPDTPVARDGEPFRRIGDEPAFAVQVARAAARIRVETQAREQARRRKRRRIAWLASMAVAALLLAGGAVRLVLWAEGAGLFAPDEEALAALQIQVSLPTFRVEPVGAAAQEELLDYLEPEGEAAGGKSGARAAAGKRRTGRQGATATVAAPERDGLVVEASYDQAAIQTVLAREQRTLYPCLQEQARNEPSFRGEVPLSFTIDNAGRVGRIWIDRAGVENGPLFRCFQKKMAAWRFPGFRGERPSISLSFRVGS; encoded by the coding sequence ATGACCCATCCCAACGCAGCAGCACCAGCAGGCGACTGGCTCTTCCAGCACGACGGCATGCTCTACGGGCCGGTGCCGGGCCAGCTCCTCTTCGACAAGATCGAGAGCGGCACCATCGGCCCCGACACCCCGGTCGCCCGGGACGGCGAGCCCTTCCGCCGCATCGGCGACGAGCCCGCCTTCGCGGTGCAGGTCGCCCGTGCCGCTGCCCGGATCCGGGTGGAGACCCAGGCCCGCGAGCAGGCCCGGCGCCGGAAGCGCCGCCGCATCGCCTGGCTCGCCTCGATGGCCGTGGCCGCCCTCCTCCTCGCCGGCGGGGCCGTCCGCCTCGTCCTCTGGGCCGAGGGGGCGGGGCTCTTCGCCCCGGACGAGGAGGCCCTCGCGGCCCTGCAGATCCAGGTCTCCCTGCCGACGTTCCGGGTGGAGCCGGTCGGGGCCGCGGCGCAGGAGGAGCTCCTCGACTACCTCGAGCCGGAAGGGGAGGCCGCCGGCGGGAAGAGCGGCGCCCGCGCCGCAGCCGGCAAGCGGCGCACCGGGCGGCAGGGCGCAACGGCCACCGTCGCAGCTCCCGAGCGGGACGGCCTCGTGGTCGAAGCCAGCTACGACCAGGCGGCGATCCAGACCGTGCTCGCCAGGGAGCAGCGCACCCTCTACCCCTGCCTCCAGGAGCAGGCCCGCAACGAGCCCTCCTTCCGGGGGGAGGTCCCCCTCTCCTTCACCATCGACAACGCGGGGCGGGTGGGGCGGATCTGGATCGACCGGGCCGGCGTCGAAAACGGGCCTCTTTTCAGGTGCTTCCAGAAAAAGATGGCGGCGTGGCGCTTCCCCGGGTTCCGCGGCGAACGCCCCTCGATCAGCCTCTCCTTCCGCGTCGGATCCTGA